A single genomic interval of Chryseobacterium paludis harbors:
- a CDS encoding M56 family metallopeptidase: protein METLFLYFGKVILCSGVTFLYYQLSLKDKTFHHYNRFYLLSAILLSLLLPLIKVDDFTIEVNNEVYLLINKVQNFNSDKNISNDHIYFRIIFSALGLVSLYFIGRFIYGIIKIQQLKNQFHKESFDGINFYHTNLTEAPFSYFKNLFWKNSIVLNSDIGKQILKHEMVHIEQKHSFDKIFIEVVTSVFWFNPFFYLIKKELTLIHEYLADKKAVKQSDTKAFAQMLLASHFSGTQLPATSPFLSSNLKKRLKMLQKPKTKFGYARRIFALPVLFTVAFAYMVNAKNKEIKESNIAIHEAVAQIKEEPQVKKVTEIKKDTITPGRLSKIDEPQQKILRKRETEKLKDLGKKIQEKSLALKELKPESKEFQKNVDELSTLSAEMGKITSSDDFRMAYMINASEVKKINDFFKSDEWKNKVKDLKNNMDIEIPEIPEINFDFSEVPSPPSPPNAPRVKVMKFKDIKDMKWDAAELTKASENAKGAMEYAAKRAKIDRKRAKLNEKRAKLDVERAKLEAERRALDGNNRRAYIFNSSTSFSDLKEPAMLMHADFVKKDGNGNITMNGVKNFKFNGNDDAKIFIDGKQVTKKEMEALNPANIKSMNINKRSKDGDSSSEIRIETKK, encoded by the coding sequence ATGGAAACATTATTTCTATACTTTGGAAAAGTTATTTTATGCTCAGGTGTAACGTTTTTGTATTATCAGTTGTCTTTAAAGGACAAGACATTTCATCATTATAACAGATTTTATTTGTTATCGGCCATATTACTGTCATTATTATTACCCCTTATAAAGGTAGATGACTTTACAATAGAAGTGAATAATGAGGTGTACCTGTTAATAAATAAAGTACAGAATTTTAATTCAGATAAAAACATAAGCAATGACCACATTTATTTTAGAATTATTTTTTCAGCTTTGGGATTGGTTTCTCTCTATTTTATAGGAAGATTCATCTACGGGATCATCAAGATCCAGCAGCTTAAAAATCAATTTCATAAAGAGAGTTTTGATGGGATCAATTTTTACCATACCAATCTCACTGAAGCACCTTTTTCTTACTTTAAGAACCTATTCTGGAAAAATTCAATTGTATTGAACTCTGATATAGGTAAACAGATCTTAAAGCATGAAATGGTACATATTGAGCAGAAACATTCATTTGATAAAATTTTTATCGAAGTGGTTACTTCCGTTTTCTGGTTCAATCCGTTCTTTTATCTCATCAAGAAAGAACTTACATTAATCCACGAATATCTGGCTGATAAAAAGGCCGTCAAACAATCGGACACAAAAGCATTTGCGCAGATGCTTTTAGCAAGTCACTTTTCCGGAACACAGTTACCTGCAACCAGTCCGTTTTTAAGTTCAAATCTAAAAAAACGATTAAAAATGTTACAAAAACCCAAAACCAAATTCGGATATGCGCGAAGAATTTTTGCATTACCGGTTTTATTTACTGTTGCTTTTGCCTATATGGTAAATGCTAAAAATAAGGAAATTAAAGAATCGAATATAGCTATTCATGAGGCTGTAGCTCAAATTAAGGAAGAACCTCAGGTGAAAAAGGTAACCGAAATTAAAAAGGACACTATTACACCGGGTAGACTAAGCAAAATTGATGAGCCTCAGCAAAAAATATTAAGAAAAAGGGAAACTGAGAAACTAAAAGACCTTGGAAAGAAAATTCAGGAAAAAAGCCTGGCCTTAAAAGAGCTTAAACCTGAAAGTAAGGAGTTTCAAAAGAATGTCGATGAACTAAGTACACTTTCTGCAGAAATGGGAAAAATTACAAGTTCTGATGATTTTAGAATGGCTTATATGATCAATGCAAGTGAAGTGAAAAAGATCAATGATTTTTTCAAATCTGATGAATGGAAAAATAAAGTAAAAGATCTTAAGAATAATATGGATATCGAAATTCCAGAAATTCCAGAAATTAACTTTGATTTCTCTGAGGTTCCGTCACCCCCATCACCTCCTAATGCTCCTCGAGTGAAAGTAATGAAATTCAAGGATATTAAAGACATGAAATGGGATGCTGCAGAACTTACTAAAGCTTCTGAAAATGCAAAAGGGGCTATGGAGTACGCAGCAAAAAGAGCTAAAATAGACAGGAAAAGAGCAAAACTTAATGAAAAAAGGGCTAAACTGGATGTTGAAAGAGCTAAGCTTGAAGCGGAAAGAAGAGCTTTAGATGGTAATAACAGAAGAGCGTATATATTTAATTCCAGTACCAGTTTCAGTGATTTAAAAGAGCCGGCTATGTTGATGCATGCAGACTTTGTAAAAAAAGATGGAAATGGAAATATTACGATGAATGGAGTGAAGAATTTTAAATTTAATGGAAATGATGATGCCAAAATTTTTATAGATGGCAAGCAGGTTACTAAAAAAGAGATGGAGGCATTAAATCCAGCTAACATAAAGAGTATGAATATTAATAAACGTTCAAAGGACGGAGATTCTTCCAGCGAAATAAGAATTGAAACCAAAAAATAA
- the dacB gene encoding D-alanyl-D-alanine carboxypeptidase/D-alanyl-D-alanine endopeptidase, giving the protein MKKTLAVLIFSTQIVFAQDITQKLDDATKDLMNSSGGIASSLSFYVADEKGNLIYEYQGNKGLSTASTQKIFTAGAALETLGKDYTFKTTSSYSGAISGSTLNGNLFIASNGDPTLGSWRYEAYKPESFKKKLIEAIKTLGVAKISGDLIIDDSYFDHQTIPGGWPWDDLGNYYGAGVWGVNWRENQFDININGTEFKSFSYPLEGVQWLNDLKAGGSSDQSLIFTAPRSNVALINGTLPSGKTVTVSGATPNPPLQLGVEVKQWLKESGIDFSGKVITNSQLEMEGKQPLETPKKNIILTYQSPTLDKIIYWFLRKSINLYGETLIKTLGKEKKGNSSFKSGVAYLKEFWKSNGINPNMINFADGSGLSPQNYVSAKAEVQALLYAKKQSWFESYYDGFPTQENGMKMKSGTMRDTKSFAGYQTAKDGKKYVFSIIINNYQGSGNAELQKILNILK; this is encoded by the coding sequence ATGAAAAAAACACTTGCTGTTCTTATATTTTCTACACAAATAGTTTTTGCTCAAGATATTACTCAAAAATTAGATGATGCTACGAAAGATTTGATGAACTCTTCGGGAGGGATTGCATCCAGTTTATCTTTTTATGTAGCAGATGAAAAGGGAAATTTAATTTATGAATATCAAGGTAATAAAGGACTTTCTACAGCATCTACACAGAAAATATTTACAGCAGGAGCGGCATTGGAAACGTTAGGGAAAGATTATACTTTCAAAACGACATCAAGCTACTCAGGTGCTATCTCAGGAAGTACCTTAAATGGAAATCTTTTTATTGCTTCCAATGGAGATCCGACCTTGGGAAGCTGGAGGTATGAAGCTTATAAGCCCGAAAGTTTTAAGAAAAAACTCATTGAAGCTATTAAAACATTGGGGGTAGCAAAGATTTCTGGAGATTTAATTATTGATGATTCTTATTTTGATCATCAGACTATTCCCGGCGGCTGGCCCTGGGATGATCTTGGAAACTATTATGGAGCTGGAGTATGGGGAGTGAATTGGCGAGAAAATCAATTTGACATCAATATAAACGGAACTGAATTTAAAAGCTTTTCTTATCCTTTAGAAGGGGTACAATGGCTAAATGATCTGAAAGCTGGTGGAAGTTCCGACCAGAGTCTTATTTTTACTGCACCACGCTCTAATGTGGCTTTGATTAATGGAACCTTACCAAGCGGTAAAACAGTAACGGTATCAGGAGCTACTCCTAATCCACCATTACAGTTAGGGGTGGAGGTGAAACAGTGGCTTAAAGAATCAGGAATTGATTTTTCGGGAAAAGTAATTACCAATTCGCAACTTGAAATGGAAGGAAAACAACCTCTTGAAACTCCAAAGAAAAATATAATCCTTACATATCAATCACCGACATTGGATAAAATTATTTATTGGTTTTTAAGAAAAAGTATTAACCTTTATGGTGAAACGTTAATTAAAACTTTAGGAAAAGAGAAAAAAGGAAATTCAAGTTTTAAAAGTGGAGTAGCTTACCTTAAAGAATTTTGGAAATCGAATGGTATCAATCCGAATATGATCAATTTTGCAGACGGAAGTGGCCTTTCTCCACAGAATTATGTTTCAGCAAAAGCAGAGGTACAGGCTTTATTATATGCTAAAAAACAATCTTGGTTTGAATCTTATTATGATGGTTTTCCTACTCAGGAGAATGGGATGAAAATGAAAAGTGGTACCATGAGGGATACAAAATCTTTTGCAGGGTATCAAACAGCTAAAGATGGAAAAAAATACGTATTTTCTATAATTATTAATAACTATCAGGGAAGTGGAAATGCAGAATTGCAAAAAATTCTGAATATTCTAAAATAA
- a CDS encoding L-threonylcarbamoyladenylate synthase, with product MAKILKIYPDNPQENLINEVIKTLNNGGLIIYPSDTIYALGCNIFDIKAMEKLAQLKKMKLDKAQFSIICNDLSHLSDFTRPIDTSVFRFLKSHLPGPFTFILDANKSVPLAYKGHKTIGIRVPDHPIPQLIVEKLGHPIASTSIRDEDEVIEYSTDPELIAEKYDHLVDIVIDSGYGDNVASTIVDLTSGEPEVIRQGKGMI from the coding sequence ATGGCAAAAATATTAAAAATTTATCCTGATAATCCTCAGGAAAATCTTATTAATGAGGTCATTAAAACCTTAAATAACGGTGGATTAATTATTTATCCTTCAGATACTATTTATGCATTAGGCTGTAATATTTTTGATATCAAAGCCATGGAAAAACTGGCTCAATTAAAGAAAATGAAGCTTGATAAAGCACAATTTTCGATCATTTGTAATGATCTGAGTCATCTTTCTGATTTTACAAGACCTATTGACACTTCTGTTTTCAGATTTTTAAAAAGTCATCTCCCGGGACCTTTTACATTTATTTTAGATGCCAATAAAAGTGTACCTCTAGCCTATAAGGGACATAAAACCATCGGTATTCGTGTTCCTGACCATCCTATTCCACAACTTATTGTTGAAAAGTTAGGCCACCCAATAGCTTCCACCTCTATCAGAGATGAAGATGAAGTAATTGAATACTCTACAGATCCTGAATTAATTGCTGAAAAATACGACCATTTAGTAGACATTGTCATCGATTCCGGTTATGGTGATAATGTAGCATCTACGATCGTTGACCTTACTTCCGGAGAGCCTGAAGTGATAAGACAAGGAAAAGGAATGATCTAA
- a CDS encoding YdeI/OmpD-associated family protein, with amino-acid sequence MKNNLFTAQLEIIGINPFIFVPEEVLKIIFEASGRNKSPIPVKGTVNGVEYKQNLMKYLGEWRLYINLIMLKNSPKRIGEMLEVSIEYDSSDRSISIHPKLDQAIKEDPVTLRNFENLIPSRRLELIKYINNLKTEESIQRNIEKIIRHLKGETDFFGKTIN; translated from the coding sequence ATGAAAAATAATCTGTTTACAGCCCAGCTTGAAATTATCGGGATCAATCCTTTTATTTTTGTTCCAGAAGAGGTTTTAAAAATAATCTTTGAAGCTTCGGGAAGAAATAAAAGTCCAATACCGGTTAAAGGAACTGTGAATGGTGTAGAGTACAAACAGAATTTGATGAAGTATTTAGGGGAATGGAGGTTGTACATTAATCTTATTATGCTGAAAAATTCACCAAAGAGAATTGGAGAAATGTTGGAAGTTTCAATAGAATATGATAGTTCAGACAGAAGTATAAGCATTCATCCGAAACTGGATCAGGCAATTAAAGAAGATCCTGTTACGCTCCGTAACTTTGAAAATTTAATTCCTTCAAGAAGGTTAGAATTGATCAAGTACATCAACAATCTGAAAACTGAAGAAAGTATCCAGCGTAATATTGAAAAAATCATCAGGCATTTAAAAGGGGAAACTGATTTTTTCGGAAAGACAATTAATTAG
- the pepE gene encoding dipeptidase PepE: MNIILASTSTIFGGEYLEYLREELIQLYKGIDEIIFVPFARPGGISHNDYTAKARSFFDTINIKVKGLHEFEDKVEALNNAKGYFTGGGNTFLLVKTLHEENVMKVLKNNVESGKPYLGCSAGSNIGGQNMKTTNDMPIVYPPSFDCMGLVPFNLNPHYLDPNPELKHNGETRETRILEFLTQNDLKVVGLREGNWIRRIGEKITVEGSELTRIFEKGKEPYEIETGSSLI, from the coding sequence ATGAATATCATATTAGCCTCAACATCCACAATTTTCGGCGGAGAATATTTAGAATACTTAAGAGAAGAATTAATACAGTTATATAAAGGAATTGACGAGATCATTTTTGTTCCTTTTGCCAGACCAGGTGGGATTTCCCATAACGATTATACGGCAAAAGCCCGTTCTTTCTTTGATACAATCAATATAAAAGTGAAGGGTCTTCATGAATTTGAAGATAAAGTTGAAGCTTTAAATAACGCCAAAGGATATTTTACAGGCGGCGGAAATACATTTTTATTGGTTAAAACTTTACATGAAGAAAATGTGATGAAAGTTTTAAAAAATAATGTAGAAAGTGGAAAACCTTATTTAGGATGCAGTGCCGGAAGTAACATAGGAGGACAAAATATGAAAACTACGAATGATATGCCGATCGTATATCCACCAAGTTTCGATTGTATGGGACTGGTTCCTTTTAATTTAAATCCACATTATTTAGATCCAAACCCTGAATTAAAACATAATGGAGAAACAAGAGAAACAAGAATTCTTGAATTTTTAACCCAGAATGACTTAAAAGTAGTTGGACTTCGTGAAGGAAACTGGATCAGAAGAATAGGCGAGAAAATTACTGTTGAAGGAAGTGAGTTGACCCGAATTTTCGAAAAAGGAAAAGAACCTTATGAAATTGAGACCGGAAGTTCATTAATTTAA
- a CDS encoding GLPGLI family protein codes for MKNNILLFLLLSLFANGQVNRFYYDYKYISDSTNKADVKSDVMLLDIDKNGSKYYSREKFVSDSTAKADIAKQMKGGFGGSINIKKNIKPGMIFTSVTKTYPDYKVSLSERIGTTTYKITEDQKPEWKILSEKQKIGEYNTQKATATYGGREWIAWFSTDIPFQDGPYKFYGLPGLIVKLEDKTGSHIMTLVANKKTTMSSEEDVQLPGVTMIGLGGKDIEVTKKQFKKAWKDYQTDPTKDMKQTMSTLPPGAVVRMKNQDGKDIDTNEMYKNIEKKAKEDMQKNNNRIEPDLYK; via the coding sequence ATGAAAAATAATATTCTACTCTTTTTGCTTTTAAGCCTATTTGCTAATGGACAGGTAAATCGATTTTATTATGATTACAAATATATTTCAGATTCCACCAATAAAGCAGATGTGAAAAGTGATGTAATGCTTTTGGATATTGATAAGAATGGCTCAAAATATTACAGTCGGGAAAAATTTGTATCTGATTCTACAGCAAAGGCTGATATTGCAAAACAGATGAAAGGCGGATTTGGGGGAAGCATCAATATCAAGAAAAATATAAAGCCGGGAATGATCTTTACAAGCGTTACAAAGACCTATCCCGACTATAAGGTGTCACTTTCAGAAAGAATAGGAACAACAACCTATAAAATAACGGAAGATCAAAAACCTGAATGGAAAATTCTTTCCGAAAAACAAAAAATAGGGGAATATAATACTCAGAAGGCAACAGCAACGTATGGTGGCAGGGAATGGATCGCATGGTTTAGTACGGATATTCCTTTTCAGGACGGACCATATAAGTTTTATGGACTACCAGGTTTAATTGTAAAATTGGAGGATAAAACGGGGTCGCATATAATGACTTTAGTTGCGAATAAAAAAACAACTATGAGTTCAGAAGAAGACGTGCAATTGCCGGGCGTTACAATGATTGGTTTAGGTGGTAAAGATATTGAGGTAACTAAAAAGCAATTTAAAAAAGCCTGGAAAGATTACCAGACGGATCCTACAAAAGACATGAAGCAAACCATGAGTACGCTTCCTCCCGGTGCTGTAGTAAGGATGAAAAATCAGGATGGGAAAGATATTGACACAAATGAGATGTACAAGAACATTGAAAAGAAAGCAAAAGAAGATATGCAAAAAAACAATAACAGAATAGAACCTGATTTATACAAATAA
- a CDS encoding tetratricopeptide repeat protein: MKMIKINIKNLFLGLLFVGSASFLNAQTTKTDSTNNTADTAATAAATQSSPTTIDALKKQIEANPKDTESLGKLATAYQEASDWTNAVATWKKISVLLPDWAPSYYSQAYAYQAAKDDANAKIAYEKYIATVKPEEVEQNKKNLAYAYFYLAFTEQKSDPAKAKEHIAKSIQYDPSNQDAVKLSKTLNS, from the coding sequence ATGAAAATGATTAAAATTAATATCAAAAATCTATTTTTAGGTTTATTATTTGTAGGAAGTGCCAGTTTTTTAAATGCACAAACTACTAAAACGGACAGTACAAATAATACAGCTGATACAGCAGCTACTGCTGCTGCAACTCAGTCAAGTCCGACTACTATAGATGCCCTTAAAAAACAAATCGAGGCCAATCCAAAGGATACAGAATCACTAGGAAAATTGGCTACAGCATATCAAGAAGCGTCAGACTGGACCAACGCAGTTGCTACCTGGAAAAAAATATCTGTATTATTACCAGACTGGGCTCCATCTTATTATAGTCAGGCTTATGCATATCAAGCGGCTAAAGATGATGCCAATGCAAAAATTGCTTATGAAAAGTATATCGCTACTGTAAAACCAGAGGAAGTGGAACAAAATAAGAAGAACTTAGCTTACGCCTATTTTTATCTGGCCTTTACAGAACAGAAAAGTGATCCTGCAAAAGCAAAAGAACATATCGCTAAATCGATACAGTATGATCCCAGCAATCAGGATGCTGTAAAACTTAGCAAAACTTTAAATTCATAG
- a CDS encoding M61 family metallopeptidase yields the protein MKKIALSLGILAAVLANAQSIKTNIDLVNVKDDKVAVTMEFPKMKSGNVKFHFPKTVPGTYSVDDYGRFIEGIKFLDNKGKELAFTKVDDNSYALKNAQFLTKITYLVNDSFDDEGNTEKHKAVFSPSGTDIEEGKIYLINTHGFIGYIDDMQDVPYQLVIQKPNDFYGTTALVDQDKSEATDTFTLANYAKVTDSPLMYTKPDYITFNAGGMDLVLGVYSPTGKYKAADFKENLEKMVVAQKKFLGDMNTNKKYAIMLYLSGSDGPHIKGFGALEHHESTSVVLPELMPKEAIDQTITDVVSHEFFHTVNPLKTHSEEIHYFNYADPKMSQHLWMYEGGTEYFANLFQIQEGLINKDEFLKRMGEKISNSKSFNDTMPFTVMSKNVLVEPYKDQYRNVYEKGALLAMCMDIELRKLSNGEMGYRDMIRKLSQRFGENKPFKDDKLIDELVTVTGYPQIKDFYNKYIAGSQPTPYAEYLSQVGVEVTKQETPPIFWMIKDPNQTGFNEKNNTFIFDENSPLSPFAKSIGFKITDEVFAIDGKTIDVKNIPAFISYTKTIKDGQNVTVTVLRKNGDKTDKIDLKGKAILDKLTKESLQFKASPTPAEQKLQDQWLTGKK from the coding sequence ATGAAAAAAATAGCACTTAGCTTAGGTATTCTAGCCGCAGTTCTGGCCAATGCCCAGTCTATTAAAACCAATATTGACTTAGTCAATGTGAAAGACGATAAAGTGGCCGTTACCATGGAGTTCCCTAAAATGAAATCCGGTAATGTAAAATTCCATTTTCCAAAAACAGTTCCCGGAACGTATTCTGTGGATGATTATGGCAGATTTATAGAAGGCATTAAATTCTTAGACAACAAAGGAAAAGAATTGGCTTTTACTAAAGTGGATGACAATTCGTATGCTCTTAAAAATGCACAGTTTTTAACGAAGATAACGTATCTGGTAAACGATAGTTTCGATGATGAAGGTAATACTGAAAAACATAAAGCAGTATTTTCGCCTTCAGGAACAGATATCGAGGAAGGAAAAATATACCTGATCAATACTCATGGATTCATTGGGTATATCGATGATATGCAGGATGTACCTTATCAGCTGGTGATTCAGAAACCAAATGATTTTTATGGAACCACAGCATTGGTAGATCAGGATAAATCAGAAGCTACAGATACTTTTACCCTGGCTAATTATGCTAAAGTAACAGATTCTCCATTAATGTATACAAAACCTGATTATATTACTTTCAATGCAGGAGGTATGGATTTGGTTTTAGGGGTATATTCACCAACAGGAAAATATAAAGCTGCAGATTTTAAAGAAAATCTTGAAAAGATGGTTGTTGCTCAGAAGAAGTTTTTGGGTGATATGAATACCAATAAAAAGTATGCAATTATGCTTTACCTTTCTGGTTCAGACGGACCACACATCAAAGGTTTCGGAGCACTGGAGCACCATGAGTCTACAAGTGTTGTATTACCTGAATTAATGCCGAAAGAAGCGATTGACCAAACGATTACAGATGTTGTTTCTCACGAGTTTTTTCACACAGTAAATCCACTGAAAACACATTCTGAAGAAATTCATTATTTTAATTATGCAGATCCTAAAATGTCTCAGCATCTTTGGATGTATGAAGGTGGAACAGAATATTTTGCTAATTTATTCCAGATTCAGGAAGGATTGATCAATAAAGATGAATTCCTGAAGAGAATGGGCGAGAAAATAAGCAATTCAAAAAGCTTCAATGATACGATGCCTTTTACAGTAATGAGTAAAAATGTACTTGTAGAACCATATAAAGATCAATACCGAAATGTGTATGAAAAAGGAGCATTGCTTGCAATGTGTATGGATATTGAATTGAGGAAGTTGTCGAATGGTGAAATGGGATATCGTGATATGATCAGAAAGCTATCTCAGAGATTTGGAGAAAACAAGCCATTTAAAGATGACAAACTGATCGATGAGTTAGTCACTGTTACCGGATATCCACAGATCAAAGATTTCTACAACAAATATATTGCCGGCAGCCAACCAACTCCTTATGCAGAATATTTAAGTCAGGTTGGTGTTGAAGTCACTAAACAGGAAACACCTCCTATTTTCTGGATGATCAAAGATCCAAATCAAACAGGATTTAATGAAAAAAATAATACTTTTATTTTTGATGAGAATTCTCCATTATCTCCTTTTGCAAAAAGTATAGGTTTTAAAATCACGGATGAAGTATTTGCAATAGACGGAAAAACGATTGATGTTAAAAACATACCTGCTTTCATCAGTTATACCAAAACAATTAAGGACGGACAAAATGTTACTGTAACTGTCTTAAGAAAAAATGGTGACAAGACTGATAAAATAGATCTTAAGGGAAAAGCAATTTTAGATAAACTGACAAAAGAATCACTTCAGTTTAAAGCTAGCCCAACACCAGCGGAACAAAAACTGCAGGATCAGTGGTTAACTGGTAAGAAATAA
- a CDS encoding BlaI/MecI/CopY family transcriptional regulator, with protein MIIQTLTKAEEQVMQYLWKIEKGFLKDILDLFPEPKPHTNTVSTILKVLKDKEFVDYNVYGRQHEYFPLITKEQYSGKTMKSLVKNYFKGSYKSAVSFLVEKNEMTVEDLEMLLSELKKKN; from the coding sequence ATGATAATTCAGACTTTAACAAAAGCAGAAGAACAAGTGATGCAATACCTTTGGAAAATTGAAAAAGGATTTTTAAAAGATATTCTTGATTTATTTCCAGAACCTAAGCCACATACCAATACGGTTTCTACTATTTTAAAAGTATTAAAGGATAAAGAGTTTGTGGATTATAATGTATACGGAAGGCAGCACGAATATTTTCCGTTGATCACTAAAGAACAATATTCTGGGAAAACCATGAAAAGCCTTGTGAAAAACTACTTTAAAGGTTCGTACAAAAGTGCAGTTTCCTTTCTTGTAGAAAAAAACGAAATGACTGTTGAAGATCTTGAAATGTTATTAAGCGAACTCAAAAAGAAAAACTGA
- a CDS encoding sensor histidine kinase yields the protein MKNRPFLSRINNWFVFTLLTVIVIALIVSSNILIKNLREKEAERIKVFATAIKILQDNKQKSSETQELLFAILTENDQIPSILTDENKEPFIFEGSSRNIAKEILANPQELRKLIAKMENNYAPFEIEVANGDKQFVFYDNSSLLNNLRYYPYFLGLFILSYLLFSFWFLRTIKKTDEGYVWAGLAKETAHQIGTPLSSMIGWMEIMKLESPESEGIYEIEKDIERLRTISERFSKIGSVPELNDMNFNQMIQENYEYLKSRISKKISFTLQLPTYVILVPHNKILMSWVIENLVKNAVDAMKGEGSLQMSVFERNKNILVEVKDSGSGMTKNQARNAFKPGYSTKKRGWGLGLSLAKRVVQEYHNGDIKISQTEVGKGTTFRITIKKA from the coding sequence ATGAAAAATCGTCCGTTTTTATCGAGGATCAATAACTGGTTTGTATTTACATTACTTACGGTAATCGTTATTGCCTTGATCGTCTCTTCGAATATTCTCATTAAAAACTTAAGAGAGAAAGAGGCAGAAAGGATAAAAGTTTTCGCTACTGCCATAAAAATTTTACAGGATAACAAGCAGAAAAGCTCAGAAACACAAGAACTATTATTTGCGATCTTAACTGAGAATGATCAGATCCCATCGATTTTAACGGATGAAAATAAAGAACCTTTTATATTTGAAGGAAGTTCACGGAATATTGCGAAAGAAATTCTTGCAAACCCACAGGAACTAAGAAAACTGATCGCAAAAATGGAAAATAATTATGCACCATTTGAAATTGAAGTGGCCAATGGTGATAAGCAGTTTGTTTTCTATGATAACTCATCACTGCTTAATAACCTAAGGTACTATCCTTATTTTCTGGGTTTATTCATACTCTCTTATCTGTTATTTTCATTCTGGTTCCTAAGAACGATTAAAAAGACCGACGAAGGATATGTCTGGGCCGGATTAGCAAAGGAAACAGCCCACCAGATAGGAACACCTCTTTCATCCATGATTGGATGGATGGAAATCATGAAATTGGAAAGTCCGGAATCTGAAGGGATTTATGAGATCGAAAAAGATATAGAAAGATTGAGAACCATCTCCGAGAGATTTTCGAAAATTGGATCTGTACCGGAGCTGAATGATATGAATTTTAATCAGATGATTCAGGAAAATTATGAATATTTAAAATCACGGATCTCTAAGAAGATCAGTTTTACCTTACAGTTGCCAACATATGTTATTTTGGTTCCCCACAATAAGATTCTGATGAGCTGGGTGATTGAAAATTTAGTTAAAAATGCGGTAGATGCAATGAAAGGGGAAGGTTCATTACAGATGTCTGTTTTTGAAAGAAATAAAAATATTCTGGTGGAAGTAAAAGATAGTGGAAGCGGAATGACAAAAAATCAGGCGAGAAATGCTTTTAAACCCGGTTATTCTACAAAGAAACGGGGATGGGGATTGGGATTGTCGCTGGCAAAAAGAGTGGTACAGGAATACCATAATGGAGATATCAAAATCTCACAAACAGAAGTTGGAAAAGGAACTACTTTTAGGATAACCATTAAGAAAGCTTAA
- the fsa gene encoding fructose-6-phosphate aldolase has protein sequence MKFFIDTANLEQIKEAKDLGILDGVTTNPSLMAKEGIQGAEAIRNHYKAICEIVDGDISAEVLSTTYEEMIKEGDELAAIHPNIVVKIPMIKDGIKALKYFSDKGIRTNCTLIFSAGQALLAAKAGASYVSPFLGRLDDISTDGLNLIQEIRLIFDNYMYETEILAASIRHSMHIIDCAKIGADVITSPLPPILSLLKHPLTDSGLAQFIADSQKLA, from the coding sequence ATGAAATTTTTTATTGACACTGCTAATTTAGAGCAAATTAAAGAAGCAAAAGACCTTGGGATTTTAGATGGTGTAACCACAAATCCTTCGTTAATGGCAAAAGAAGGAATTCAGGGAGCTGAAGCTATCAGAAACCATTATAAAGCAATTTGCGAGATCGTAGATGGTGATATTTCTGCAGAAGTACTTTCTACTACTTATGAAGAAATGATAAAAGAAGGTGATGAATTGGCAGCAATCCACCCAAACATTGTGGTAAAAATCCCAATGATCAAAGATGGTATCAAGGCGTTAAAATATTTTTCAGATAAAGGAATCAGAACAAACTGTACTTTAATTTTCTCTGCAGGACAAGCTCTTTTGGCAGCGAAAGCAGGGGCTTCTTATGTTTCTCCTTTCTTAGGAAGATTAGATGATATTTCAACTGACGGATTAAATCTTATTCAGGAGATTCGTTTGATCTTTGATAACTATATGTATGAAACAGAAATTTTAGCAGCTTCTATCCGTCATTCAATGCACATCATCGACTGTGCTAAGATCGGTGCAGATGTTATTACTTCTCCACTGCCTCCAATCTTGAGCTTATTGAAACATCCTTTAACGGATAGCGGATTGGCTCAGTTCATCGCAGATTCTCAGAAATTAGCTTAA